The following coding sequences are from one Arthrobacter sp. 24S4-2 window:
- a CDS encoding alpha-amylase family protein, translating to MTEPDWVQHAIWWQVYPIGFVGAEPTAGAGRPVVHRLGQLVPWLDYVLELGASGLALGPVFASETHGYDTTDYFRIDPRLGDDADFDELIAQCHARGLKVLLDGVFNHVGRSFGPFQGVLADGPTTPAASWFRLQWPDSGWAPGAEPGYDDFEGHHHLVALNHDDPGVAALVTDVMKHWLGRGADGWRLDAAYAVPASFWAPVLAEVRREYPDSYFVGEYIHGDFADEVERSTLDSVTQYELWKAVWSSLNDANFYELASALERHNGFLDRFVPLTFLGNHDVTRLASKLDNPDQLALALTVLLTVGGTPSIYYGDEQAFRGIKEDRAGGDDAVRPAFPAGPAELAGSGWPVYHLHQELISLRRRHAWLHGARTKVLTLSNEHLVYEAHGDGSAGDGGALTVALNLTGKPVDLPVPSGSGALLAGRAHRHPERDAVGLPGYGWAVLGSG from the coding sequence ATGACGGAGCCGGACTGGGTCCAACACGCTATCTGGTGGCAGGTCTATCCGATCGGCTTCGTGGGCGCGGAGCCTACGGCAGGGGCGGGCCGGCCAGTGGTCCATCGGCTGGGCCAGCTGGTTCCCTGGCTCGATTACGTCCTTGAACTCGGAGCTTCCGGCCTCGCGTTGGGGCCCGTCTTCGCCTCGGAGACCCACGGCTACGACACCACGGACTACTTCCGCATCGACCCGCGGCTGGGTGATGACGCGGACTTTGACGAACTGATCGCGCAGTGCCACGCCCGGGGACTGAAGGTCCTGCTGGACGGCGTCTTCAACCACGTGGGCCGCAGCTTCGGGCCCTTCCAGGGGGTGCTCGCCGACGGACCCACGACGCCCGCCGCATCCTGGTTCCGCCTGCAGTGGCCGGACTCCGGGTGGGCGCCGGGCGCTGAACCCGGCTACGACGACTTCGAGGGCCACCATCACCTGGTGGCGCTCAACCACGACGATCCCGGGGTCGCTGCCCTGGTCACGGACGTGATGAAGCACTGGCTGGGCCGCGGCGCGGACGGCTGGCGGCTGGACGCGGCCTACGCCGTGCCGGCGTCGTTCTGGGCGCCGGTGCTGGCCGAGGTGCGCCGCGAATATCCGGATTCCTACTTCGTAGGCGAGTACATCCACGGCGATTTCGCCGACGAGGTGGAGCGGAGCACCCTGGATTCGGTCACACAGTACGAACTGTGGAAGGCCGTCTGGAGCTCGCTCAACGATGCCAACTTCTACGAGCTCGCCTCCGCGCTCGAGCGGCACAACGGCTTCCTGGACAGGTTCGTGCCGCTGACGTTCTTGGGCAACCACGACGTCACCCGCCTGGCCAGCAAACTGGACAACCCGGACCAGCTGGCCCTTGCGCTCACGGTCCTGCTGACTGTGGGCGGGACGCCGAGCATCTACTACGGCGATGAGCAGGCCTTCCGCGGCATCAAGGAGGACCGCGCCGGAGGAGACGACGCTGTCCGTCCCGCGTTCCCCGCCGGCCCCGCGGAACTGGCAGGGTCCGGCTGGCCGGTGTACCACCTGCACCAGGAACTGATCAGCCTCCGCCGCCGGCACGCCTGGCTGCACGGCGCCCGCACCAAGGTCCTGACGCTCAGCAACGAGCACCTCGTCTACGAAGCCCATGGCGACGGTAGTGCAGGCGACGGCGGTGCGCTGACAGTCGCGCTGAACCTTACCGGCAAGCCGGTGGACCTGCCCGTACCGTCCGGGTCCGGGGCACTGCTGGCCGGGCGGGCCCACCGGCATCCGGAACGCGACGCGGTGGGGCTGCCCGGCTACGGGTGGGCGGTCCTTGGCAGCGGCTAG
- a CDS encoding FdhF/YdeP family oxidoreductase translates to MKFGRQPAPVADINEDELEVHAPKTQAAGVKAVMVALERAVAQAGVSRTAQSLLRLNQRGGFDCPGCAWPETDKKRKVAEFCENGAKAVAEENTLRTVGAEFWAKHSIAELSGKTEYWLGNQGRLSEPVVIREGETHYSPISWAEAFELIGEHIRASLPDRCVFYTSGRTANETAFMYQLFARALGTNNLPDCSNMCHESSGSALNPTIGIGKGTVSLDDIHDSELIFVVGQNPGTNHPRMLSALKECKDKGGKVVAVNPLPEAGLFNFKDPQTFSGVVGNGTPLADEYLQIKVGGDLALFQALGHLLLAEEERNPGTVVDRSFVEAQTDGFDAYRNARRELDWEETEKATGLARQQIENVAGMLIRSRATIFCWALGVTQQPHSVDTIKEMVNVLLLQGNFGKPGAGACPVRGHSNVQGDRTMGIWEKPKEWLLEALDKEFGITSPRPHGFDAVEAMEAFERNDVDVFVSMGGNFSLACSDTEALEAGMQRIGLTVHVSTKPNRSHVVHGRTSLILPTLGRTDKDDKHPGGAQFLSVEDSMSVVHSTQGRLQPVSEHLLAEPVIIARMADATFGEDHPVDWKAMAGDYDVVRDHISRVIPGFEDFNARVRSRNGFVLPNPPRDTRSFKTDIGRGRFTVSALEYLTPPDGHLVLQTIRSHDQYNTTFYGLDDRYRGISDGRRVILVHPEDLAELGFRDRDLVDVVSTFRGHDRQADKFRLVAYPTAKGCAAAYFPEANALVHKENVARESNTPGFKAMFVRFVPHPAEAAAAGALETASADALAERTEATAAAG, encoded by the coding sequence CTGAAGTTCGGCAGGCAGCCGGCCCCCGTCGCGGACATCAACGAGGACGAGCTGGAGGTCCACGCGCCGAAGACCCAAGCGGCCGGCGTCAAGGCCGTGATGGTGGCTCTGGAGCGCGCCGTGGCCCAGGCCGGGGTGTCCCGGACGGCGCAGTCGCTGCTGCGCCTGAACCAGCGCGGCGGTTTCGACTGCCCGGGCTGCGCCTGGCCGGAAACGGACAAGAAGCGCAAGGTCGCCGAGTTCTGCGAGAACGGCGCCAAAGCGGTGGCGGAGGAGAACACCCTGCGAACCGTCGGGGCCGAGTTCTGGGCCAAACATTCCATTGCCGAACTCTCGGGGAAGACCGAGTACTGGCTGGGCAACCAGGGCCGGCTGAGCGAACCGGTGGTGATCCGCGAAGGGGAAACCCACTATTCGCCGATCTCCTGGGCGGAGGCGTTCGAGCTGATCGGCGAGCACATCCGGGCCAGCCTGCCGGACCGCTGCGTCTTTTACACTTCGGGGCGCACGGCCAACGAGACAGCGTTCATGTACCAGCTGTTCGCGCGGGCCCTGGGCACCAACAACCTGCCGGACTGTTCCAACATGTGCCACGAGTCCTCGGGCTCCGCGCTGAACCCGACCATCGGCATCGGCAAAGGGACCGTCTCGCTGGACGACATCCACGACTCGGAGCTCATCTTCGTGGTGGGGCAGAACCCGGGCACCAACCACCCCCGGATGCTCTCGGCGCTGAAGGAATGCAAGGACAAGGGCGGCAAGGTGGTGGCGGTGAACCCGCTGCCCGAAGCCGGACTGTTCAACTTCAAGGACCCGCAGACCTTCTCCGGGGTGGTCGGAAACGGCACACCGCTGGCCGACGAGTACCTGCAGATCAAGGTGGGCGGGGACCTGGCGCTGTTCCAGGCCCTGGGCCACCTGCTGCTGGCGGAGGAAGAGCGGAACCCCGGCACCGTCGTCGACCGTTCCTTCGTCGAGGCGCAGACGGACGGCTTCGATGCCTACCGCAACGCACGCCGGGAGCTGGACTGGGAGGAGACCGAGAAGGCGACCGGCCTGGCCCGGCAGCAGATCGAGAACGTGGCCGGAATGCTGATCCGGTCCAGGGCGACGATCTTCTGCTGGGCCTTGGGCGTGACGCAGCAGCCGCACTCGGTGGACACCATCAAGGAAATGGTCAACGTCCTGCTCCTGCAGGGCAACTTCGGCAAGCCCGGCGCGGGGGCCTGCCCGGTCCGCGGGCACTCCAACGTCCAGGGCGACCGGACCATGGGCATCTGGGAGAAACCGAAGGAATGGCTGCTCGAAGCCCTGGACAAGGAATTTGGGATCACGTCGCCGCGCCCCCACGGCTTCGATGCCGTGGAGGCCATGGAGGCCTTCGAACGGAACGACGTGGACGTTTTTGTATCCATGGGCGGGAACTTCTCGCTGGCCTGCTCCGACACCGAGGCCCTGGAAGCGGGGATGCAGCGGATCGGCCTGACCGTGCACGTCTCCACCAAGCCGAACCGTTCCCACGTGGTGCACGGACGCACCTCGCTGATCCTGCCCACGCTGGGCCGGACGGACAAGGACGACAAGCACCCCGGCGGCGCCCAGTTCCTGTCCGTGGAGGACTCCATGTCCGTGGTCCACTCGACGCAGGGCAGGCTGCAGCCGGTCTCCGAGCACCTGCTCGCCGAGCCGGTGATCATCGCCCGGATGGCCGACGCCACCTTCGGCGAGGACCATCCGGTGGACTGGAAGGCCATGGCCGGGGACTACGACGTGGTCCGCGATCATATCTCGCGCGTCATTCCGGGCTTCGAGGACTTCAACGCCCGGGTCCGGAGCAGGAACGGCTTTGTGCTGCCCAACCCGCCGCGGGACACCCGGTCCTTCAAGACGGACATCGGCCGTGGCCGGTTCACGGTCAGCGCGCTGGAATACCTGACTCCGCCGGACGGCCACCTGGTCCTGCAGACCATCCGCAGCCACGACCAGTACAACACCACGTTCTACGGCCTGGATGACCGGTACCGCGGGATCTCGGACGGGCGCCGGGTGATCCTGGTGCACCCGGAGGACCTGGCCGAGCTTGGTTTCCGGGACCGTGACCTGGTGGACGTGGTGAGCACGTTCCGGGGTCACGACCGGCAGGCGGACAAGTTCCGGCTGGTGGCCTACCCGACAGCGAAGGGCTGCGCCGCGGCCTACTTCCCCGAGGCCAACGCCTTGGTCCACAAGGAAAACGTGGCACGGGAATCCAACACCCCCGGATTCAAAGCCATGTTCGTCCGCTTCGTCCCCCACCCCGCGGAGGCTGCGGCGGCCGGCGCGCTGGAGACGGCCTCAGCGGATGCCCTTGCGGAGCGCACCGAGGCAACCGCCGCGGCGGGCTAG
- a CDS encoding MBL fold metallo-hydrolase, producing MSVTIENLVTSGTFSLDGGTWDVDNNVWIVGNEDECVIIDSPHDAEAIIRQVRGRKVLAILLTHAHNDHIGAARAVAEAVKAPIHLHPDDLVLWEQVYPDVKPDRYLADGDVFQVGGATLRAIHTPGHSPGSTCFHLENEGTVFTGDTLFNGGPGATGRSYSDYPTILASIRERLLTLPARTVVRTGHGDNTTIGAERETLAKVTA from the coding sequence ATGAGTGTCACCATCGAGAACCTCGTCACCTCCGGCACTTTTTCGCTCGACGGCGGCACCTGGGATGTGGACAACAACGTCTGGATCGTGGGGAACGAGGACGAATGCGTGATCATCGATTCCCCGCATGACGCCGAAGCGATCATCAGGCAGGTACGCGGCCGGAAAGTCCTGGCCATCCTGCTCACCCACGCGCACAACGACCACATCGGTGCGGCGCGTGCCGTGGCGGAGGCCGTGAAGGCGCCGATCCACCTGCACCCTGACGACCTGGTGCTGTGGGAACAGGTCTACCCGGACGTCAAACCGGACCGCTATCTTGCTGACGGCGACGTGTTCCAGGTGGGCGGGGCCACCCTGCGGGCCATTCACACACCGGGCCATTCGCCGGGGTCCACATGCTTCCACCTTGAGAACGAAGGGACGGTATTCACGGGGGACACGCTGTTCAACGGCGGCCCGGGCGCCACGGGCAGGTCCTACAGCGATTACCCGACCATCCTCGCCTCGATCCGGGAGCGGCTGCTGACCTTGCCGGCCAGGACTGTGGTGCGCACCGGGCACGGGGACAACACCACCATCGGAGCGGAGCGGGAGACGCTGGCCAAGGTCACCGCATGA
- a CDS encoding S-(hydroxymethyl)mycothiol dehydrogenase, with protein sequence MVHKVKAVIAKEKNAPVSVETILVPDPGPGEALVDILTCGVCHTDLHYKQGGITDDFPILLGHEATGVVSAVGPDVTEVAPGDRVILNWRAVCGECRACAKGQPQYCFNTHNATQKMTLEDGTELSPALGIGAFAEKTLVAAGQCTKVDEDADPAAVGLLGCGVMAGIGAAINTGEVKRGESVAVIGCGGVGIAAIAGAKLAGATTIIAVDIDANKVEMAKSLGATHGVDSSKEDPVEAIRALTGGNGADVVIEAVGRPETYKQAFYARDLAGRVVLVGVPTPEMLLELPLLDVFGRGGSLKSSWYGDCLPSRDFPMLVAQYKLGNLDLDAFVTERITIDQVEEAFGKMHEGKVLRSVVEVQSVEDIQPTVASA encoded by the coding sequence ATGGTTCACAAAGTCAAGGCCGTCATTGCCAAGGAAAAGAACGCACCGGTCTCGGTCGAGACCATCCTGGTGCCGGATCCCGGACCGGGTGAGGCCCTGGTGGACATCCTCACCTGCGGCGTCTGCCACACGGACCTGCACTACAAACAGGGCGGAATCACCGACGATTTCCCCATCCTGCTGGGCCACGAAGCCACCGGCGTGGTCAGCGCCGTCGGACCGGACGTCACCGAAGTGGCTCCCGGCGACCGGGTGATCCTGAACTGGCGTGCCGTGTGCGGCGAATGCCGCGCCTGCGCCAAGGGCCAGCCGCAGTACTGCTTCAACACGCACAACGCCACCCAGAAGATGACGCTCGAGGACGGCACCGAACTCTCTCCCGCGCTGGGCATCGGCGCCTTCGCCGAGAAGACGCTGGTGGCCGCCGGGCAGTGCACCAAGGTTGACGAGGACGCCGATCCCGCCGCCGTCGGGCTGCTTGGCTGCGGCGTGATGGCAGGCATCGGCGCCGCCATCAACACCGGCGAGGTCAAGCGCGGCGAATCCGTGGCCGTGATTGGCTGCGGCGGCGTGGGCATCGCCGCCATCGCCGGCGCGAAGCTGGCCGGCGCCACCACGATCATCGCCGTCGACATCGACGCCAACAAGGTGGAAATGGCCAAGTCCCTCGGCGCCACCCACGGAGTCGATTCCAGCAAGGAAGACCCGGTCGAAGCCATCCGGGCGCTGACCGGCGGCAACGGTGCCGACGTCGTGATCGAGGCGGTGGGCCGCCCCGAAACGTACAAGCAGGCGTTCTACGCCCGGGACCTCGCCGGCCGAGTGGTGCTGGTGGGCGTCCCGACGCCGGAGATGCTGCTCGAGCTGCCGCTGCTGGATGTCTTTGGCCGCGGCGGGTCGCTGAAGTCCTCCTGGTACGGCGACTGCCTGCCCTCCCGGGACTTCCCGATGCTGGTGGCGCAGTACAAGCTGGGCAACCTGGACCTGGATGCCTTCGTGACCGAGCGCATCACCATCGACCAGGTGGAGGAGGCCTTTGGCAAGATGCACGAGGGCAAGGTGCTGCGTTCCGTGGTGGAGGTCCAGTCCGTCGAAGACATCCAGCCGACGGTGGCGTCCGCATGA
- a CDS encoding MFS transporter, whose translation MSNETSSPVTIAGPTSPESNSRHGSTSSGHTTLSGRVDPASGGDVSGGISGGISRETRRRVVTASFIGNFVEWFDYAVYGYLAATISSVFFPEADRQAALLATFGVFAVSFFVRPLGGFFWGHIGDRLGRRKALSLSIVIMSVSTFCIALIPGYASIGVMAPILLLLVRIVQGFSAAGEYAGASAFLVEYAPANKRGLYAAVVPASTAAGLLLGSLIAALLSTVLTTEQLHEWGWRLPFLLAAPMGLIGRYIRTKLEDTPAFQALAAEDHTVKTPVFAMFRTYRKQLIIATGAVLLNAVGFYVILSYMPTYLSEELGFGAAESFLATTIALASYIGFIFLTGIASDRFGRKRMLITASVLFILLTVPAFMLLDTGNFLVIVVVQILLGGMLTLNDGTLPSFLAELFPTRVRYSGFAVSFNLSNALFGGTAPFMATLLIGLTQSKVAPGWYLVAASVVSLVAVLFAAETSKKPLSQD comes from the coding sequence ATGAGTAACGAAACTTCCTCCCCCGTCACTATTGCGGGACCGACCAGCCCGGAGTCGAATAGCCGGCATGGCAGTACATCCTCCGGACACACCACGTTGAGCGGCCGCGTGGACCCGGCCAGCGGCGGTGATGTCAGCGGTGGCATCAGCGGTGGCATCAGCAGGGAAACGCGCCGCCGGGTGGTCACGGCCAGCTTCATCGGCAATTTTGTCGAGTGGTTCGACTACGCCGTCTACGGCTACCTGGCCGCCACCATCTCGTCGGTCTTCTTCCCGGAGGCCGACCGGCAGGCGGCCCTGTTGGCCACCTTCGGCGTCTTCGCAGTCTCGTTCTTCGTCCGGCCCCTCGGCGGATTCTTCTGGGGACACATCGGCGATCGCCTGGGCCGGCGGAAAGCACTGTCGCTTTCCATCGTCATCATGTCCGTATCGACGTTCTGCATCGCACTGATCCCGGGGTACGCCAGCATCGGTGTGATGGCGCCGATCCTTCTCCTCCTCGTCAGGATCGTCCAGGGCTTCTCCGCCGCCGGGGAATACGCCGGCGCTTCGGCCTTTCTGGTGGAGTACGCCCCTGCCAACAAGCGCGGCCTCTACGCCGCCGTCGTTCCGGCCAGCACGGCGGCCGGCCTCCTGCTCGGCTCCCTGATTGCGGCACTCCTGAGCACCGTCCTCACCACCGAGCAGCTGCACGAGTGGGGCTGGCGGCTGCCGTTCCTGCTCGCAGCGCCCATGGGCCTGATCGGCCGCTATATCCGCACCAAGCTTGAAGACACCCCAGCGTTCCAGGCACTTGCCGCCGAGGACCACACAGTCAAGACCCCGGTCTTCGCAATGTTCCGGACATACCGCAAGCAGCTGATCATTGCCACCGGCGCTGTGCTGCTGAACGCCGTCGGGTTCTACGTGATCCTCAGCTACATGCCCACGTACCTCTCGGAGGAACTTGGCTTCGGCGCAGCGGAATCCTTCCTTGCCACCACCATCGCCCTGGCCAGCTACATCGGCTTCATCTTCCTGACGGGCATCGCCTCGGACAGGTTCGGCCGCAAACGCATGCTGATCACTGCCTCAGTGCTCTTTATCCTGCTGACCGTCCCGGCCTTCATGCTGCTGGACACCGGCAATTTCCTGGTCATCGTCGTGGTCCAGATCCTGCTGGGCGGCATGCTGACGCTCAACGACGGCACCCTCCCAAGCTTCCTGGCGGAGCTCTTCCCCACCCGCGTCCGCTACAGCGGGTTCGCCGTCAGCTTCAACCTCTCGAACGCGCTCTTCGGCGGTACGGCCCCGTTCATGGCCACGCTCCTCATCGGCCTCACGCAAAGCAAGGTGGCCCCGGGCTGGTACCTGGTCGCCGCGTCGGTCGTCTCCCTGGTCGCCGTCCTGTTCGCCGCCGAGACGTCCAAGAAGCCACTCAGCCAGGACTGA
- a CDS encoding aminopeptidase P family protein, with protein MTTIETEAVNDVAKLDRLKVLNNGERVRLTFSGTEFERRLSGLRRIMAEKDLDAVVLTSYHSIKYYSDFLFTYFGRSYAMVVTKDDTVTVTANIDAGMPWRRSYGDNIVYTDWRRDNYIHAIQEVLRTRGINARRIGVEDDSLPLDNRNKFQVAFASATLVDVAQAAMRQRMIKSAEEIEVIKHGARIGDLGGEAIRNAITAGVTEYEVALIGTEAMVHEIARTFPDSEIRDTWVWFQSGINTDGAHNWATTRKIQEHDILSLNCFPMTSGYYTALERTLFYGEPDARSLELWNINVEVHKRGLELIKPGAVCQDIAAELNEIYVGHGLLANRTFGYGHSFGVLSHYYGREAGLELREDIDTVLEPGMVVSMEPMITVLDGQPGAGGYREHDILVVGEDGAENITKFPFGPEYNIIGA; from the coding sequence ATGACCACCATCGAAACCGAGGCCGTCAACGATGTCGCCAAGCTGGACCGCCTGAAGGTCCTCAACAACGGCGAAAGGGTCCGGCTGACATTCTCCGGCACGGAGTTCGAACGCCGGTTGTCCGGCCTGCGCCGCATCATGGCCGAGAAGGACCTGGACGCCGTCGTCCTGACCAGCTACCACTCGATCAAGTACTACTCCGACTTCCTGTTCACCTACTTCGGCCGCTCGTACGCCATGGTGGTCACGAAGGACGACACCGTCACCGTGACGGCAAACATCGACGCCGGCATGCCGTGGCGCCGCAGCTATGGCGACAACATTGTCTACACGGACTGGCGCCGCGACAACTACATCCACGCTATCCAGGAAGTGCTGCGCACCCGCGGCATCAATGCCCGCCGGATCGGCGTCGAGGACGACTCGCTGCCGCTGGACAACCGCAACAAGTTCCAGGTCGCCTTCGCATCGGCAACGCTGGTTGATGTGGCCCAGGCGGCCATGCGCCAGCGGATGATCAAGTCCGCCGAGGAGATCGAGGTCATCAAGCACGGGGCGCGCATCGGCGACCTCGGCGGCGAGGCCATCCGCAATGCCATCACGGCCGGCGTCACCGAGTACGAGGTGGCGCTGATCGGAACCGAAGCGATGGTCCACGAAATCGCCCGCACGTTCCCGGACTCGGAAATCCGCGACACCTGGGTGTGGTTCCAGTCCGGCATCAACACCGACGGCGCGCACAACTGGGCCACCACCCGCAAGATCCAGGAACACGACATCCTGTCGCTGAACTGCTTCCCCATGACCTCGGGGTACTACACGGCGCTGGAACGCACCCTGTTTTACGGCGAACCGGATGCCCGCTCCCTGGAACTGTGGAACATCAACGTGGAGGTCCACAAGCGCGGCCTTGAACTCATCAAGCCCGGCGCCGTCTGCCAGGACATTGCCGCCGAACTGAACGAGATCTACGTGGGCCACGGACTCCTGGCGAACCGGACCTTCGGCTACGGGCACTCCTTCGGCGTCCTCAGCCACTACTACGGCCGGGAAGCCGGGCTGGAGCTCCGCGAGGACATCGACACGGTGCTGGAACCGGGCATGGTGGTTTCGATGGAGCCGATGATCACGGTCCTGGACGGCCAGCCCGGTGCCGGCGGCTACCGCGAGCACGACATCCTGGTAGTCGGCGAAGACGGCGCCGAGAACATCACCAAGTTCCCGTTCGGCCCGGAATACAACATCATCGGGGCATGA
- a CDS encoding IclR family transcriptional regulator gives MTSAEATETGSNGDTKGTSVIVNAIAVLRSFTANEPLLGVTEIANRIGLHKSTVSRILATFEQEHLVERDPETRRFRLGLGLIAVAGPLLAELEERRVAYPVLRELAEQTGETSALMVWNGSESMCVEQIASHHQIKHTTPLGARYNDALSASVQVFLAAEQAERVRVLLRSGEITYPGLDDTSLEAYLIRLGDVAKRGWAINYGESSLDEVGLAAPVFDHRGDIVAAVLIPAPRFRVSPDTLQSLGESCKAAADRITARLGGAAPA, from the coding sequence ATGACCTCTGCAGAAGCAACCGAAACCGGCAGCAACGGCGACACCAAGGGCACCTCCGTCATTGTCAACGCGATCGCCGTGCTGCGCAGTTTTACCGCGAACGAGCCGCTGCTCGGCGTTACCGAGATCGCCAACCGCATTGGCCTGCACAAAAGCACCGTTTCGCGCATCCTGGCTACGTTCGAACAGGAACACCTCGTGGAGCGCGATCCGGAAACCCGCCGCTTCCGCCTGGGCCTGGGCCTGATCGCCGTCGCCGGGCCGCTGCTCGCCGAGCTCGAAGAAAGGCGTGTGGCGTACCCCGTGCTGCGCGAACTGGCAGAGCAGACGGGCGAAACCAGCGCTCTGATGGTGTGGAACGGTTCCGAGTCCATGTGCGTTGAGCAGATCGCCAGCCACCATCAGATCAAACACACCACCCCGCTTGGCGCCCGGTACAACGACGCCCTAAGCGCCTCCGTGCAGGTCTTCCTCGCCGCCGAACAGGCCGAGCGCGTCCGGGTGCTGCTCCGCAGCGGCGAAATCACCTATCCGGGCCTGGACGACACCAGCCTCGAGGCCTACCTGATCCGGCTCGGCGACGTCGCCAAACGCGGCTGGGCCATCAACTACGGCGAGTCCTCACTGGACGAGGTGGGCCTGGCGGCCCCGGTCTTCGACCACCGCGGCGACATCGTGGCGGCCGTCCTCATCCCGGCACCCCGGTTCCGTGTCTCCCCGGACACGCTCCAAAGTCTCGGCGAATCCTGCAAGGCGGCCGCGGACCGCATCACGGCACGACTCGGCGGCGCGGCCCCCGCCTGA